The sequence below is a genomic window from Bacillus sp. (in: firmicutes).
GAGCACGATTGAAACATTGCCGGAAATTATTGAATTTTTAAAAGCAGAAGGATATATTTTGCAAGCCTATGATCGAGAACATCATATGATGGTGAATTTTTGGAATGACGAACGAATTTAATAAAATTACAGAAAACATTTGCTATTTCCTTCTGGAAATATATACTACTACTTAATGTGTAGTGTAAATTTTCGGAGGTTTTTATTTATGAAAGAGCGCGAGTTTTATTATGATAACGCCAAGTTTTTGCTCATTTTTCTTGTTGTTTTTGGCCATTTCATCACCTCATTTATCGGCAAGCAGGTGATTGAGGAGATTTATATTTTGATTTATTTATTTCATATGCCTGCTTTTATTTTAATTTCTGGTTTTTTCTCAAAGGGATTCCAAAAGCCAGGCTATGTTTTAAAAATTACAAAGAAAATCTTAGTGCCATATTTTCTGTTTCAAATTATTTATTCTATCTATTATTATTTTCTTTTCGATAAGAGTGAATTAACAATTTCCTTTTTACAACCACATTGGTCATTATGGTTTTTGTTAAGCTTATATTGCTGGCATTTGCTCTTGTTTGTTTATACTAAATTCAAATATAGTCTCATTGTAGCAGTGCTGGTGGGGCTGCTTGTTGGCTATTTTGATGGCATTGGCAATGATTTAAGCTTATCAAGGACATTTGTGTGGTTTCCAATGTTTTTACTTGGCTTTTATATGAAGAAGGAGCATTTTCAGAAGCTGACATCGAAAAAAGGAAAGTTGTTTTCCGCCATCATGCTTGTTGCTATGCTTTTTGTTATCCACTTTGTTCTAGTTGATATACCGAAGGAATGGATGTACGGCTCCAAATCATATGAAAAGCTTGGTGCGGACTGGGAAGGGGGATTCATTCGTCTTCTTTATTATGGAATGAGCTTGTTGATGATTTGCATCTTTTTAGCGTTTGTGCCACAGCGGGAGTGCTTTTTTTCAAAATGGGGGGCACGAACATTATACATCTATCTTTTACACGGCTTTATCATTCGCTATTTTAGGGTGAGCGATTTTGTCAGTTATATAAAATCAACAGAATCTTATTATCTTTTGCTACTATTTTCGATAATTGTTACGCTTTTTCTTTCAAGTAAGATGGTTTCTACCATTGCTCAACCCATCATAGATTTTCGAATGGACGGTCTGAGACAATTATGGCAACTAAAGAAAAGAAAAGGTTAGTGTAAAGAAGCGGTGAATTCCATTTAGGATTTCACTGCTTTTTTATATTTTAAAAATATTAAGCTTTGTTAAAGGATTAAAGTGTAAAAAAGACATCGACTTACACCTCAATAGCGGAAGTCGTATCTTTCTAACGGTAGATATTGATGTCATAACTTGTGGCGAAGAAAATGGGCAAAAAGCATGATGAAAATGTAATAAATTTGTCAAAAACTAAATATTTTAATGAAAACTTATAAAAAAACACAATGATTTATGTCGAATATTGTGAAAAAATGGGTAAAAATGCCTACCTGATGAAAATGCGATTACTTCTAGAATGCAAAATATCAGCTTAATAAATGTAAGTCCAATTTACAAATATGGAATAATATGATAAAAATTGGGTGATATATTACAAAAATTATAAAGTATGGGATTTTATTTGTTGCGGTAAACCCATCAATTGAATTACAAAAAAACGTATTTTAGGAGAGAAGACGCGGATGTTAGAGTCAAAGAAAAGAGCTGCTATATTTTTGCTCTTATCCTTCTTTTTAGCAATGATAGCTGGATATTTAGTTCTGGGGAAGGTAAGGGACTTAAACGCAGAGTTAGGGGGAATGACAAAAATTTATATAGCGAAGGGAGACATCCCAGTTAGAACTTTAATTCAGGAAAATCAAGTTATCACTGCAGAAATTCCAAATAAATTTGTTAATAAGGCCTACATAACTGATAAAGAAGATTTAGTAAATAAAGTATTGGTAGTGCCGTTATCGGAGGAAGATATTATAACAAAGAATATGCTAAAGCCATTTTCTAATCTACGCGAGGAAAATCACCGTTTGGTGGCAGTGTATCCTTCCGAAAAAGTCCAGTTTGATCAGGTAGTAGAGGCGTTGGACCGGGTTGATATTATCATTTCAACTGAAAATAATGGGGTTCGTACTACTGAAGTCTTTATGAGGGATGTCCCCGTTGCGTTTGCACAAGGGACTGAAGATAGTTTTACAGGTGTAGCTCTTGAATTAAGTATAGAGGACGCAAGGAAATTAATACATATGCAAAATTATGCGGAAAAGATAAGAATTTTGAAAGCCAATGTTGGAAGAATCGAAACAGGCTATTAAAGTACGTGAATCAAAGTAAAAACAATTATTTAAGAGGGAATTATATGGAGCAGAATTTGAAAGTTTTAGTAGTAAGCGACGATGAGCTCATTCACAATCAAATTTTAAATGCTATTTCAGGGAGCTATAGCTGTCAACTTATAAATACAAAGGATTTAAATCGGGAGATTAATAGGGATGTTCAAGATATTGTCATTTATGTGCAGACCGATAGTGATAACGCAGTAGAAGGCATTCACTATATTAAATCGGTTAGTCCTTTAACTTTTGTTATTTTTATATCAACTATTTCTGATTTTACGTTGCTAAGAAATATTACAAAAGCAGGTGCAGCTGAGTTTTTTGTTTATCCAGAGGAACATGGTTTATTTGTTAGCCGTTTTCCATCAATTTTTCAAAACTATGAAATTCAGAAAAATAAAAAGGAAGAATCATTTTCTTTTATTTCGAGGGGTAGAGGACAGATATTATCGGTTTTTAGCGGAAATGGCGGGTGCGGGAAATCAAACATTGCATCGACACTTGCCCAAACGATTAAAGTGGAATCAACTGCTGAAGTGATTTTAATTGATTTAAATTTGCAGTTCGGAGGAATTGAAACATTATTATCGATTCAATCAAATCGATCCATTGTTGATTTAGCTCCAGTTATTGATGAATTAAACGAAAATCATATTCGAAATGTTTCACAAAAACTTGAACATTCAAAGCTTGATGTTCTTATAAGTCCTTGTGATGCGGAAGCAGCCGAAACAATTACAGAAGAGTTTATCGCTAAATTGTTAAGAACATGCAGAAGAAGCTTTGATTTTGTTGTGTTAGATTTACCGTCAAATATAAACGGTTTAGTGGTAACTGCCTTGGAGGAATCAGACAAAATTTTCTACGTTTTAACACCAGATACACCTTCTTTAAAAGTGCTGAAGCAATTTGAACTATTGTCAGTGAGGCTAGGTGTGGAGTTAACCTCTAGAACATCAATCGTTCTAAATAAGGTTGGAAAGGAAAATGAAGTACAGGAAAAGGATATTAAAAACGTTTTACGCTTTCCAATTGTCTCCACCATCCGTTGGGATACAAAAGGATTGCAGCCATTTTTGAATAAAGGGGAGCCAGTAAGAAAAGCAAGGAAAGAAAGAAGGCTTATCCCATTTGCAAAGGATGTAAGAAAATGGAGCCTTTCCTTGTTGGAATAGGGGGTTAACAAATGGCATCTATATTTGAAAGAAGAAAAACAAAAATTGTTAGCTCTCCCAAAATACAATCTTATCAATATGAAAACCATCTCGTCGGGGAGCTTGTTGAGCATTATAAAGCCAGATTATTAAGAGATACGAATTTAGAGGCTTTAACAAAGCTTTCACAGGGTGAAATGAAGCTTAGAATTGAGCAGCTCGTTAGCCAATTTATGGCGGAAGAAAAGGTCATTATTTCTCGCCATGATAAGGAGATATTGATTACTCGCATCTTAGATGAGTCAGTTGGATTTGGACCGCTTGAGCCTTTGATAAATGATTCCTCTATTACAGAAATAATGATTAACGGTTGGAATGAGGTGTACGTTGAGAGATTTGGGAAGCTTGAAATAACGGATGTGACTTTTAGGAATGATGACCATGTTCGCCACATAGTAGACCGAATTGTTGCCCCTATTGGCAGAAGAATTGATGAAAGTTCACCAATGGTTGATGCCCGTTTACCTGACGGCAGTAGGGTAAATGCAGTTATTGCACCAATAAGTTTAAATGGCACATTAGTTTCCATTAGAAAGTTCAGAAAAGAGCCATTTAAAATGGAGGATTTATTAAACTTCAGTGCCCTTAACTCTAGTATGGCGGTTTTTCTTGATGGGGTTGTAAAAGCTAAAATGAACACGTTAATATCTGGGGGAACTGGCAGTGGTAAAACAACAATATTAAATGTGTTAGCTGCCTCCATACCACACGGGGAAAGGATCATTACGATAGAGGATTCAGCAGAATTGCGGCTTGACAGAACAAATGTAGCTGGCCTTGAGGCCAGACCTGCTAACGTTGAAGGCAGTGGGGAAATTTCAATAAGACAGCTTGTAAAAAATGCACTTCGGATGCGGCCTGACAGAATTATAGTGGGGGAGGTTCGAAGCGGGGAAGCCTTTGACATGCTGCAAGCCATGAATACAGGACATGAAGGTTCTTTAACGACTGTCCATGCGAATTCACCCGATGATGCCCTTCGCCGGGTGGAGGCTATGGTCGTTATGGCTGGAATGGAGTTGCCAAGCCACATAGTCAGGGAGTACATTGTAGGTGCTCTTGATATCATTATTCAAGCTACACGTTTAACAGATGGAACAAGGAAAATTGTTTCCATTTCTGAAGTTACAAAAAATCGAGACGGGTCCCACGACGTTATGGAAATATTCCAATTTAAAAGGACAGCTATGAAATCAGATGGAACGATTGAGGGTTATTTCACACCAACAGGTTATATTCCTAAATGTCTAGAAAGGCTAAAAGTATTTGGAATAAACATTCCCGAAAGAACTTTTACGCCAATTTATGGGGAGGTGCCAAATTGTTAACTTTCGCCATATCCACTCTAGCAGCTTTCATGTTCATAATCTCAATCTTTTTCTTTTTAGACTACCGTAAGGAAAAAAGAGAATGGAGAAAAAATGTATACGAATTTTACCATGAAGGAAAAAGGAGAAAAAGCATCCTTGTGTTATGGGGTGACCGTTTTGATAAAACGGAGATGGCAATTCCCATACATGAGAAGTTAAGGGTTGCAAATCTTCCTTTTACACCATCTGAATATATTGGGGGATTAATAGTTTCGTATTTTGGAGTTATTTTTATCCTGCAAAGCTTTTTTAGTATTAAATTCCCAGTTAACTTTTTGGTTGCTGGTCTAGTCCTAGAGGGTAGCAAGAGGGGATTTTTTCTTTTAAGAAAAAACTTAATGAAGCAGCGCATTGTCGAACAGCTTCCAGAAATTTGTCGTACTCTTGCAAATGCAGCTCGAGCTGGAATGACTTTAACACAGGGAATTAACTTAGTTGCACAGGGGGTGAGTGAACCAGCTAAAGGTGAGTTTCAAAAGCTAGCCCATGAAATCGCTCTAGGTATTGATTTTAATCGAGCTTTGAAGGATATGGAGAAAAGAATTAATAGTCGGGAGTTTCAATTGTTTGTAGCTACTCTGTTAATTCAGAAAAAAGTAGGCGGAAACCTGTTCTCCGTACTAGATGAAATGAGTCAGACTCTAGAAGAAAGAAAAATATTACAGCAGGAGATTAAGACGATGACGGCTGAGCAAAGATATGTTTCTTACTTACTGCCTGTCATTCCCATTTTCTTAGTGTTAATGATGAATAATGTAATAGACGGTTTTCTGGATCCACTTTTTTCGGGGATTGGTGTGATTCTTTTGGCTTTCTTCCTCATAGGAACAGTTTTAACATTTATCTTAGTTAGAAAAGTAACGAATATTAGGGTGTGAAAAAATGGATGGATTAATTGTTATTATCGTATGTTTGTGTCTTATTTTCATAGCCCTTTCATTAAGAAGCTATTACAACTATTTATTGTTTAAAGCGGACCTTAGGGAAGATATAAAAGAAAAGACATTTATTTATAATGCTTTCTCCAAGAAGGTTACAAGAAAAGAGAAAATTATCTCAAAAGTATTCCATTATGCCGATGACTTCTCTGGAATTGGCCAGCGCATTAATTTTTTTAGCGAAAATCATGATATTAAGAAAAAGCTTATGCAAGCGGGCTTCCCTTATAAGTTAACTGTTGAACGGTTTCAGGGGTTGAAGATATTTCTTTTAATTATTGGCTTATTAATTGGAGGATTATCGCTTGTATTTAGGCTACCTTATGCTGAGCTAGCAGTAATTCTTTATCCGCTTATAGGCTATTTCGGAGCGTTAATGTGGCTTCAAAGGAAGGCGAAAGGTAGGCAAGAAGAATTATCGTTTCAATTACCAGATTTCTTAGATACGATGAGTGTCACTCTGCAAGCTGGTGTTGGCTTAGATCAAGCCTTACGGGACATTGTTCCTTATTTTGAAGGTCCAATTAAGGATGAATTCGGTCGATTTATTCAAGAGACAGATGTTGGAGTGCCAAGAGCCGATGCATACAGGTCGTTGTTGGAACGTAACGATAGTAAGGAATTCCAAATGCTCATTAAATCACTAATTCAAGGGGAAAGACTGGGCGTCCCGATTTCAAAAACATTTAAACATCAAGCTGAAGAAATGCGAAAGTTTAAGAAAGAAAAGACAAAAGAGCTAGCAGCCAAAGCGTCCCCAAAAGTGACGTTGATTACCACATTTATTGTAATGCCATCCGCCTTAATCCTAATTGGTGGCTTAG
It includes:
- a CDS encoding AAA family ATPase: MEQNLKVLVVSDDELIHNQILNAISGSYSCQLINTKDLNREINRDVQDIVIYVQTDSDNAVEGIHYIKSVSPLTFVIFISTISDFTLLRNITKAGAAEFFVYPEEHGLFVSRFPSIFQNYEIQKNKKEESFSFISRGRGQILSVFSGNGGCGKSNIASTLAQTIKVESTAEVILIDLNLQFGGIETLLSIQSNRSIVDLAPVIDELNENHIRNVSQKLEHSKLDVLISPCDAEAAETITEEFIAKLLRTCRRSFDFVVLDLPSNINGLVVTALEESDKIFYVLTPDTPSLKVLKQFELLSVRLGVELTSRTSIVLNKVGKENEVQEKDIKNVLRFPIVSTIRWDTKGLQPFLNKGEPVRKARKERRLIPFAKDVRKWSLSLLE
- a CDS encoding pilus assembly protein TadB; translation: MDGLIVIIVCLCLIFIALSLRSYYNYLLFKADLREDIKEKTFIYNAFSKKVTRKEKIISKVFHYADDFSGIGQRINFFSENHDIKKKLMQAGFPYKLTVERFQGLKIFLLIIGLLIGGLSLVFRLPYAELAVILYPLIGYFGALMWLQRKAKGRQEELSFQLPDFLDTMSVTLQAGVGLDQALRDIVPYFEGPIKDEFGRFIQETDVGVPRADAYRSLLERNDSKEFQMLIKSLIQGERLGVPISKTFKHQAEEMRKFKKEKTKELAAKASPKVTLITTFIVMPSALILIGGLVIMNMFSDNSNLFDLFK
- a CDS encoding acyltransferase family protein, whose protein sequence is MKEREFYYDNAKFLLIFLVVFGHFITSFIGKQVIEEIYILIYLFHMPAFILISGFFSKGFQKPGYVLKITKKILVPYFLFQIIYSIYYYFLFDKSELTISFLQPHWSLWFLLSLYCWHLLLFVYTKFKYSLIVAVLVGLLVGYFDGIGNDLSLSRTFVWFPMFLLGFYMKKEHFQKLTSKKGKLFSAIMLVAMLFVIHFVLVDIPKEWMYGSKSYEKLGADWEGGFIRLLYYGMSLLMICIFLAFVPQRECFFSKWGARTLYIYLLHGFIIRYFRVSDFVSYIKSTESYYLLLLFSIIVTLFLSSKMVSTIAQPIIDFRMDGLRQLWQLKKRKG
- a CDS encoding CpaF family protein, with the translated sequence MASIFERRKTKIVSSPKIQSYQYENHLVGELVEHYKARLLRDTNLEALTKLSQGEMKLRIEQLVSQFMAEEKVIISRHDKEILITRILDESVGFGPLEPLINDSSITEIMINGWNEVYVERFGKLEITDVTFRNDDHVRHIVDRIVAPIGRRIDESSPMVDARLPDGSRVNAVIAPISLNGTLVSIRKFRKEPFKMEDLLNFSALNSSMAVFLDGVVKAKMNTLISGGTGSGKTTILNVLAASIPHGERIITIEDSAELRLDRTNVAGLEARPANVEGSGEISIRQLVKNALRMRPDRIIVGEVRSGEAFDMLQAMNTGHEGSLTTVHANSPDDALRRVEAMVVMAGMELPSHIVREYIVGALDIIIQATRLTDGTRKIVSISEVTKNRDGSHDVMEIFQFKRTAMKSDGTIEGYFTPTGYIPKCLERLKVFGINIPERTFTPIYGEVPNC
- a CDS encoding flp pilus assembly protein CpaB, translating into MLESKKRAAIFLLLSFFLAMIAGYLVLGKVRDLNAELGGMTKIYIAKGDIPVRTLIQENQVITAEIPNKFVNKAYITDKEDLVNKVLVVPLSEEDIITKNMLKPFSNLREENHRLVAVYPSEKVQFDQVVEALDRVDIIISTENNGVRTTEVFMRDVPVAFAQGTEDSFTGVALELSIEDARKLIHMQNYAEKIRILKANVGRIETGY